From Myxocyprinus asiaticus isolate MX2 ecotype Aquarium Trade chromosome 49, UBuf_Myxa_2, whole genome shotgun sequence, a single genomic window includes:
- the b3gnt7 gene encoding UDP-GlcNAc:betaGal beta-1,3-N-acetylglucosaminyltransferase 7: MSIPNDHTLESLMRDHSSIAREANLFKMNKTQTRLSLKMMTTRERWRVYRRISLMFFLAVVTLTVVQRGNINSLQDLQTESIERQTRMELMAENNLQEKGHHLAPLNFWKNKVQKVEATTEHSRITQDQGPTTWDITNSNCSANLNFSSSEWFTGLEPNFKQFLLYRHCRYFPILMNHPEKCAGDIELLMVIKSVITQYDRREVIRKTWGKEQVIYGKRIKTLFLLGTSSDDKERANHQKLLEYEDYIYGDILQWDFMDSFFNLTLKEIHFLKWFATYCGKTRYIFKGDDDVFVSVPNILEYLEDSQDMGKLFVGDVLLKAKPIRKKDNKYYIPYALYNKTHYPPYAGGGGFLMGGPLARKLYGACETLDLYPIDDVFLGMCLEVLAVAPIKHNAFKTFGLVKNKASKLNREPCFFRGMIVVHKLLPPDLINMWELVNSDLVCAEKTDIL, translated from the exons ATGTCTATTCCCAACGATCACACACTGGAGTCCCTGATGAGAGACCATTCATCCATCGCAAGAGAAGCAAACctgtttaaaatgaataaaactcaGACAAGACTAAGTCTCAAAAT GATGACCACCAGAGAACGATGGCGAGTTTACAGGCGCATTAGCCTCATGTTCTTCTTGGCCGTAGTGACACTTACCGTCGTCCAGAGAGGAAACATCAACTCATTACAAGACTTACAGACAGAAAGCATTGAGAGACAGACGCGTATGGAGCTCATGGCAGAAAACAATCTACAGGAAAAGGGCCACCATTTGGCTCCGTTGAACTTCTGGAAGAATAAGGTGCAAAAAGTGGAGGCCACCACAGAACATTCCAGAATCACCCAAGACCAAGGTCCCACAACCTGGGATATCACCAATTCCAACTGCAGCGCCAACCTCAACTTCTCTTCTTCTGAGTGGTTCACGGGGCTGGAACCCAATTTCAAGCAATTCCTGCTCTACAGGCACTGCAGATACTTCCCTATCCTTATGAATCATCCAGAAAAGTGTGCTGGGGATATCGAGTTGTTGATGGTCATCAAATCGGTAATAACGCAATATGATCGAAGGGAGGTGATTAGGAAAACCTGGGGCAAAGAGCAGGTGATATACGGCAAAAGAATCAAAACCCTCTTCCTTCTTGGGACGTCTTCCGATGACAAAGAGAGGGCAAACCACCAGAAGCTTCTGGAATATGAGGATTACATTTATGGAGACATCCTACAATGGGACTTCATGGATAGCTTCTTCAACCTTACCCTCAAGGAGATCCACTTCCTGAAATGGTTCGCCACCTACTGTGGCAAAACCCGTTACATCTTCAAAGGAGATGATGATGTGTTTGTCAGCGTTCCCAACATCTTGGAGTACCTGGAAGACAGCCAAGACATGGGCAAACTCTTTGTTGGCGATGTTCTCTTAAAAGCCAAGCCCATTCGCAAAAAGGACAACAAGTACTACATCCCATATGCCTTGTATAATAAGACCCACTACCCACCATATGCTGGTGGAGGTGGTTTCTTGATGGGCGGCCCTCTTGCACGTAAACTCTACGGAGCGTGTGAAACTCTGGACCTCTATCCCATTGATGATGTGTTCCTTGGGATGTGTCTGGAGGTGCTTGCAGTCGCCCCAATAAAACACAATGCCTTCAAAACATTTGGACTGGTCAAGAATAAAGCCAGTAAGCTGAATAGGGAGCCATGCTTTTTTAGGGGCATGATAGTGGTACATAAATTGCTCCCACCGGATCTCATAAACATGTGGGAACTGGTCAATAGTGACTTGGTCTGTGCGGAAAAAACTGACATTTTATAG